Proteins from one Periplaneta americana isolate PAMFEO1 chromosome 6, P.americana_PAMFEO1_priV1, whole genome shotgun sequence genomic window:
- the LOC138701968 gene encoding histone H2B.3-like: MPPTVLGKAVKKSGKARKMISKDEKKRKKKRKESYAVYIHKVLKQVHPETGISANAMRIMNSFVNDMLNRIADEATNLTQYAKKSTITSREIQTAVRLLLPGELAKHAVSEGTKAVTKYSSSKPA, from the coding sequence ATGCCACCCACAGTACTGGGGAAAGCAGTCAAGAAATCTGGCAAAGCCCGCAAGATGATTTCAAAAgatgaaaagaagagaaagaagaagaggaaggagagctaTGCCGTCTATATACACAAAGTGCTCAAGCAAGTGCATCCTGAAACTGGCATCAGCGCCAATGCGATGCGCATTATGAACAGCTTCGTCAACGACATGTTGAACAGAATTGCTGACGAAGCAACTAATCTGACCCAGTACGCCAAGAAGTCTACTATAACGAGTCGGGAGATCCAGACGGCCGTGCGACTGTTGCTGCCTGGTGAACTCGCCAAACATGCTGTCAGCGAAGGCACGAAGGCTGTTACAAAATACAGCAGTTCTAAACCGGCGTAA